In the genome of Oncorhynchus nerka isolate Pitt River linkage group LG27, Oner_Uvic_2.0, whole genome shotgun sequence, the window gtttaaaaaataaacatttattttatgcAATTAAGAACTGACGGTCTCTTTCTCCCCTCGCTTCCCAGGACTCTTCAAATGACCAGCAAGGGCAGCAGGAGGCCAAACAGAGGTTAGTTTTCATGATCTTTCTTTTATTCCTGTCATGCATTCACAACTCAGCGCTGAGTATAGCTACATTTCAGAGACACAGATGTCTCCCTTGATGTTGGTTTATTTCACAGTAGTTTGCTAATGTTGCATGTCTTGACCTGCAGTTTGCAGCTCTGGTTTATGAAGAACTATGTGACAGACTATTTATAAAGCTAGTAAATGTGATAATGCCTATCTAATCTTCTGTTCGGTCTTTTCACAGGGAAACAGAGATGAGGAACTCCATGCTGGCTCAGGTTCTAGACCAGTCCGCCCGCGCCAGATGTAGGTCTTTCATATCCCCCCGGTTTGACCATATCATTGATCTGATATCGGAAGATTCAGTacctacacatggttagcaataGGTGGCGCCATTGCCTAAACGTCtgctatgtgttgttgttttgcagTGAGTAACTTGGCTCTGGTGAAGCCAGAGAAGGCCAAAGCAGTGGAGAATTACCTCATACAGATGGCCCGCATGGGCCAGCTGGGAGGAAAGGTGAGAGAACTGGACCTAAAGcaatgcacaaaacattaggaacaccttcttatTATTGtgtttgccctcagaacaacctcCAATCATtgggtcatggactctacaaggtgtcaagtgttTCACAGGAATGCTGATGTTGGttacaatgcttcccacagttgtgtcaaattggctggatgtcctttgggtggtggaccattcttgatacacacaggaaactgttgagtgtgaaaaacccagcagtgttgcaaaaatctggcacctactaccaagccctgttcaaaggcacttacatgttTTGTGTTGTCCATTGATcctatgaatggcacacatacacaatccatgcctcaattgtctcttggcttaaaaatccttctttaaccggtctactccccttcatctacactgattgacgtGGATTtaagtaacatcaataagggatcatagcattcacctAGTCagactgtcatggaaagagcaggtattcctaatgttttgtaaacaCTTTATTTCTTTTTTAAACTGTTTGGACAAAAAAAAGGCCTGCCGGTTCTTCCTCTTCACTAGTGACTGCATTGCCCCCTAGCAGTCATACGCAGGACCATACTTTTCCTCGTGAATTCACATAattttttcagattttttttcttaTCGTTCAACGGAAAGTTTTAAACGTTAAGAAAAATTCCCTATGAAAAGCACTGACTTGACCCATCTGCTATTGGCTCTTCCTTACATTTGGATTGTCTCTTTCAGATTTCAGAGACTGGTTTGATCGACATCTTAGAAAAAGTTAGTCAGCAAACAGAAAAAAAGACAACTGTCAAGGTGAGTCCACAGATCAAATAGAATTTCACAAGTTCCGACAGGCTTTTAACTGACTGTGTCCCCTCCTACCCACAGTTCAACCGACGAAAGGTGATGGACtcagatgatgatgaggaggatgattGATGCGTTGAAAGGAGCCCAGGAGCCAGTTAGACGGCTGGCTTAGTGCGGGATTCAGGACATAGGTTAGAGCAGGGCTCTGTTTGTTGGCGGCCATCTTTGACTTGCCAAAGGCCCTGCATTAGTGATGCACCCTGGGATACCACATCAGCCCCTGTGTGCATCTGGAACTCGTTACTATATTCTCTCTTATATTAATTTTCACCACGTTTTACTTTTTCTCCACCACAAGAAGCAGAACAAAATGCAACTTAGGGTATATTCCTGCTGTTGCATTTTTCAAGACTGCTTTGTGAATACTGTCTGTGTGCTGCTACTCAGCAATAGTGAAACCATCAAACTGGACAGAGCACATGGGTATAGTCATTGTTTTTTAATTCATTTTTGCTGACCTGTATCTTCAAcagttttacatttaaaaaataaaaaagcctTACATTTGAATGATTATTCCACAAATAATCAACACAGTTTTATCATGATGATATTTTGTCTTTGAGCTGAGTGCTTGAAGACTCATTGATTGGTCATATGGGTTTGCACTATATTTGCTTTCATTCAAAAAAAAATGCAAGTATAATCACATAAGAGCAATGTTGTAAAGAAAAAAAGTCTCAAATATAGTTTGTATTCAAATGTAGTCAATATTCTTTACAAGGCCTCCTAGGTCGTGTATTAGGCTATACGTTGCATTACATTGAAATGTATAGGCTTGACATAGTTGGTTTGACTCATTAGGTTCAAAGGCTCTTTTCTGAAATGTATGTGCTTTAAGAGGCTGAGATGTATTTGTAGCAGGATTTGTTAAATGATCTCAGTTGTTAGTCTAAGACAGCACTTGAAGTACTTCCTGCTTCACTCTTATTGTACAGGTGTCTGGTGAGACCACAGATATATGAATGGTTGCTTCTATTGTACACCTGCCACAGGTAATACTACATATCTGAGTACATTAATGTTCTTACAAGCAAGATGTAACTGAATATTTGGAGATAGGTTAATGGGAGATTTGGTTTCATGTTCAGTGTTCACTCCAATAAATCAATGCCAGCATTGATAAAGCAGACAAGGAGTCATTCTTCTTCATCATAAAATAAGTGTTCCTGTTATAAAGATACGCTAGATTACTATACTACACAGGCTGTTTTTCCTTCCCTTGTAACCATAATTTCATATAAGATCATTTCACAGACGGTACAAGAAGAATACAACACGAGAGCTGATAATATACAGCATATGGTAAAAATACCCCACACTATTCATATCCAAtcactgtacagtcgtggccaaaagttttatgaatgacacaaatattaattttcacaaagtctgctgcctcagtttgtacgatggcaatttgcatatactccagaatgttatgaagagtgatcagatgaattgcaaagtccctctttgccatgcaaatgaactgaatcccccaaaaacatttccactgcatttcagccctgccacaaaaggaccagctgacatcatgtcagtgattctctccttaacacaggtgtgagtgttgacgaggacaatgctggagatcactctgtcatgctgattgagtttgaataacagactggaagcttcaaaaggagggtggtgcttggaatcattgttcttcctctgtcaaccatggttacctgcaaggaaacacatgccgtcatcattgctttacacaaaaagggcttcacaggcaaggatattgctgccagtaagattgcaccttcaaggagagcggttcaattgttgtgaagaaggcttcagggtgcccaagaaagtccagcaagtctCCTAATGTTGATTCAGCTGctggatcggggcaccaccagtacaacgcttgctcaggaatggcagcaggcaggtgtgagtgcatcgctgcagctgtacatagtccatcggtaaatagctcacccaatttacctacagtggggcaaaaaagtatttagtcagccaccaattgtgcaagttctcccacttaaaaatatgagagaggcctgtaattttcatcataggtacacttcaactatgacaggcaaaatgagggaaagaaaatccagaaaatcacattgtatgattttaatgaatttatttgcaaattatggtgaaaaataagtatttggtcacctacaaacaagcaagatttctggctctcacagacctgtaatttcttctttaagaggctcctctgtcctccactcgttacctgtattaatggcacctgtttgaacttgttatcagcataaaagacacctgtccacaacctcaaacagtcacactccaacaaactccactatggccaagaccaaagagctgtcaaaggacaccaggaacaaaattgtagacctgcaccgggctgggaagactgaatctgcaataggtaagcagcttggtttgaagaaatcaactgtgggagcaattattaggaaatggaagacatacaagaccactgataatctccctcgatctggggctccacgcaagatctcacccagtggggtcaaaatgatcacaagaacggtgagcaaaaatcccagaaccacacggggggacctagtgaatgacctgcagagagctgggaccaaagtaacaaagcctaccatcagtaacacactacgccgccagggactcaaatcctgcagtgccagacgtgtccccctgcttaagccagtacatgtccaggcccgtctgaagtttgctagagagcatttggatgatccagaagaagattgggagaatgtcatatggtcagatgaaaccaaaatagaactttttggtaaaaacaacTCGTTGTGTTTTGAGGACAAAGAacgctgagttgcatccaaagaacaccacatctactgtgaagcatgggggtggaaacatcatgctttggggctgtttttctgcaaaagggaccaggacgactgatccgtgtaaaggaaagaatgaatggggccatgtatcgtgagattttgagtgaaaacctcctatcAGCAAGGGCaatgaagatgaaacgtggctggttctttcagcatgacaatgatcccaaacacaccaccggGGCagagaaggagtggcttcgtaagaagcatttcaaggtcctggagtggcctatccagtctccagatctcaaccccatagaaaatctttggagggagttgaaagtctgtgttgcccagcaacagccccaaaacatcactgctctagaggagatctgcatggaggaatgggccaaaataccagcaacagtgtgtgaaaaccttgtgaagacttacagaaaacgtttgacctctgtcattgccaacaaagggtatataacaaagtattgagataaacttttgttattgaccaaatacttattttccaccataatttgcaaataaatacattacaaatcctacaatgtgattttctggattttttttttcattttgtttgtcaacgttgaagtgtacctatgatgaaaattacaggcctcgctcatctttttaagtgggagaacatgcacaattggtggctgactaaatactttttttgccccactgtacctcatccccatactgtttttatttatttacttttctgctcttttgcacaccagtatctctacctgtacatgttcatctgatcatttatctctccagtgttaatctgctaaattgtaattattcacctacctcctcatgccttttgcacacaatgtatatagactttctttcttttctactgtgttattgacttgtttattgtttactccatgtgtaactctgtgttgttatctgttcacactgctatgctttatcttggccaggtcgcagttgtaaatgagaacttgttctcaactagcctacctggttaaataaaggtgaaatacaatcAAATAAAAcgcagtgaggcgaagacttttggaggatgaccTGGTGTCAAGaatggcagcaaagaagccacttctctccaggaaaaacatcagggacagactgatattctgcaaaaggtacagggattggactgctgaggactggggtaaagtcattttctctgatgaatcccctttccgattgtttggggcatctggaaaaaagcttgtcctgagaagacaaggtgagcactaccatcagtcctgtgtcatgccaacagtaaagcatcctgagaccattcatgtgtggggttgcttctcagccaagggagtaggctcactcacaattttgtctTAGAACACAGCCATggataaagaatggtaccaacacatctcccaaccatccaggaacagtttggtgacgaacaataccTTTTCAatcatgatggagcaccttgccataaggcaaaagtgataactacgtggctcggggaacaaaacattgatattttgggtccatggccaggacactccccagaccttaatcccattgagaactcgtggtcaatcctcaagaggcgggtggacaaacaaaaacccacaaattcagACAAACTCtatgcattgattatgcaagaatgggctgccatcagtctggatgtggcccagaagttatctgacagcatgccagggcggattgcagaggtcttgaaaaagaatggtcaacactgcaaatattgactctttgcatcaacttcatgtaattgtcaataaaagcctttgacacttatgaaatgctcgtaattatacttcagtattccatagtaacatctgacaaaaatatctaaagacactga includes:
- the LOC115112378 gene encoding programmed cell death protein 5-like isoform X1, yielding MADDELEAIRRQRMAELQSKHGSLSWNQMNPGDSSNDQQGQQEAKQRETEMRNSMLAQVLDQSARARLSNLALVKPEKAKAVENYLIQMARMGQLGGKISETGLIDILEKVSQQTEKKTTVKFNRRKVMDSDDDEEDD
- the LOC115112378 gene encoding programmed cell death protein 5-like isoform X2; this encodes MADDELEAIRRQRMAELQSKHGDSSNDQQGQQEAKQRETEMRNSMLAQVLDQSARARLSNLALVKPEKAKAVENYLIQMARMGQLGGKISETGLIDILEKVSQQTEKKTTVKFNRRKVMDSDDDEEDD